The Clavelina lepadiformis chromosome 1, kaClaLepa1.1, whole genome shotgun sequence genome segment TGATAAGATTTTcctttgttttcagaaaaggGGTCAAAGGTTATAGTATGTCGTGCGCTTCTTACGTCAATAATTTAGAGATTATATCTTTTGTAGCGTGATGTATGCGTTACGTAGTTTATGGTGCCAGCTTGACGGTTGGAAACCGTTGTTATATGGAAATTAATTTTGCGgctaaatttatttcaatttcgGTTTTGAAGTCATTGTGAATTATAATTAAAGACAAAATTAAAACCGCGTGACTACTTAGAAAATGTTAGGTATATGACGTAAAGCGTGACATGACCTATTTGCTCTTTATTTCAACAGTAACTATATCTTATTTAACgctaaaaaatatataaagacAGTTGTCTTAGCGTAAAAGTGATAGTGCCAAAACTTGCTCCACCAAATTCGGCAAAAATGAACGCACGACGAATTGCAAGTAACTCCCTTCTCGCTGTTGTTTGTCTTCTGTTGTGCCAAACTCATCTTGGCTCTTCCGGACCGACTAGAAGACTTCCGCAATATGTGAGCAGCAGAGGTTACGTCAGAAAGTGCGGAATGAATGCGAAAACATTTGCCCGAAGCTTGTGCGGCGACAGGTTTTTCGACCTACCGATGGAATTCAATAAATATCCATTGGAAGGTAAGTCATCTGCATAAAATAATTAACGCAGAATAAACAACTATAGACTACCCGATTTTAGGCataattcattaattttgCTCTACATTTCTCtgactttttttctttcagcaattaTCAAGGCCCGCCATCCCAGCCCTTTGACGAAACCGTTTCTTTACCAAACCTACATGTGCTGCACGGTGGGGTGCGAGCGAGAAGCATGGACTTTCATGTGCAATTACCATCGTGTTCTGCGTCAGTGCAAATCTAACAATAACGAAACATCATGTCGGAACGATATGAATGCAGACGGTGCGTGGATGCCACCTTCCTATAAGGATGTGCTGGGTTTGTAATATTAGCCCACTTGAGAGACAATACGACTTGGAAGTAGCTTCATAAATGCATACACTGCAAACTTTGCAGTGTATATATGAAACTTTTCACAACTTGTACAATGAAGTTTTATAAGTTTAAATCACTGTGTCTTCGAAAGTTTAGCCGTGATTTTGATATGCTTATATGCTGTCACATGTTCTCTTTACCAAAGTCAATCATTCTTGCCAGCTGTTTTGTGCTGTACAGAATCAATTTTCAAGCGATTGTCTCCTTGATTCTATTTCTCTCTCTCAcctttttgtaatttctgtatAATTTTACAATCCTATTTATGACTCTTTTATGGTTTACTGCAAACCGATTTCTTTTACATTTTCGCATACGTAGAAGCATTTACGCACCTTCCTTCTGAACGCTTTGTTTCTCAATGCGTAGCTTGCTTTTGATAGTTGTATTTATAAATACTGCTGTTGATATCTCCTCGCAGTTTGTCTGCAATGTACGTTTGTTTTATATGTTTGCCTTTGTGATAAATAAACCACATAATATCCTTGTACATAAAGTTAAGTCGATTCAATTTGCTGAATGTAGGTTATTTATCGAATTCTGGCGCTGTATGCGAGGTgaaagcatttaaattttaaccgAAAGACTAATTTagaccaaaacaaaaagtgTAATGCTGTGTTAGAATCTTCAAACAGACGACATGAGCACGACCTCCGAAACGTATATTAAAAgttaaatgtaataaaaaaaaaagtcTCTTGCTTTGTGAATGGGTATAAACTTGACATGCATATAAGCTTGTATTTTCTTATAATTAATTCACGATCACTTTTTGCCGTAGTTTGGCCTTCTTTTGCTCCACGAGCCTAAATATTGCCTCGTTTCACGTTTTCATACTTGAAATTCGTGTAAACGGCTCTtaagagaaaaacaaaattactgaTTACGTAGGCAAGAGagttttgtctaaatttaaCCTACTTACGCTACCGCTTGAAGCAGATTAAAGATGTCACAAATGACGGAGGCGGTGCGTtaagctttttgttttgtaaattaatttttctgtaaaattgtttgtacAAGTTTATCGGCACCAAACTGCTTTCTAAAAGATACGAAATTGATAAACAACGACATTACAACATATGCTATTTCAGTTGAAACTACAAAGACTAATGATTTTTACTTAATTCGTCGTTTGACTGCCATAGATTCAAACACCCTTATTTTTAATTCGGTTACAGCATTATTCGACCGATAAAGCAACAATGTATTTCGTCTACCGTTCTACGAAGCGGGCATTATACAGAATTAAAGACAGCGACACCAATCTGTATGAAATACAGCCTGTGAATTTCAGTGAAACGCTTTTCTGGTAGCTTTAAATTGTTCAACTAAGATTCGCCTATAAACTTTATGTTGACCAAGTTTACGCAATCACATGACAGGAAGCATCTTGAAATCTTTTCGTTTActtgtttctttttaataCGTGCTCTTTGTCATGTATAGCATAAGGAAAAAGACTTGTTGTTGTATCAAAATGCAATAGCGAGAAATAAAAGTGAGGTAAAACAACCGAATAAGTTTGAATAAGTTTGTGCTGTTCTTCATATCGGTCTTGTGCAATGTATTTATCAGCTTCTGACCAACTTGGAATAATTGGAAAAGCTTTTACGGCAAAGTAGTGATTACTATAGTTGTATAAACTGTACTTTTCCAAAAGCGGATTTGCATCGCAACAGTTAATACCAATAAGAAGTAATACTTCATTGTGATGGAAAATATACCGTGAAAACAACTCTGCGGAATATTCGTCACCTGACATAATACAGTCCACGGAGTGGGAAATTTTGCTTAGCTGCTATTGCTCCGTACTTTTGCACGATTGCAAGAATAGCCGCAACTGCGCAAAATGTAAACAGTTACAAGGCTTGTCAGAAAAGGTTCTGCAACAACCATCAAAACAGTCTGCAAACCTTCCTACCTTTTTCACGCTTAGATTGTTCAATATTCGGTACGAAAACTGCtacaaaaaattgaagaatTGAGATTTTATTAATGCtcagaaaattttaattttattattaatcaGACGTGGCAATGCTTTGACTATTTATCAAGCATTatgttttctaaaaaatacATGCAGTTTGTTTTTAACGCACAATCTCGTTGCATTGATAGTCATACTGAACTTAAACGACCGAACTCATTTGACATTACACGAATCGTGCTAATCAAAGCAAACAATGCGGTTATGAAGAAACGAcgttgattttgttgttttttattcaaacatCTTGTAGTCCAACTTACTATTCATACCTACTGCTAACAGTGCCATATTCAAAGAACAAAACTACTTAGTTACCGCAATGTAACAAAATCTACTATTGCCCAATGAAGTACAAATTATATaggtatataggcctactttatgCTTTGAATATTTAGCCGAGCTGAGCCGTTTTTAGTTGACGCTATGTCGCCTTCTAGCGAAAGCTTTCGGTGGTGTTTTAAGCATAAAACACTGCTTTCGGTGTGGTATGATAAACCTAATCTTCCAGTCCCGATGATCGATAGATCAAACTTACAAACACAGCAACAATCTACTGGGCCTTGGTACGCATCGTTTTCCTTTATGGCCAATGTCATAGGCCCTATGAATTGGAAGAACCTATGAGGCTGGAGGATCCTCCGACACTAGAATTTTTTGACCACAACCGTTCAAATCGCACACTGCGGATGTGGTGGCAACATTTTGTGCATTTCTGCTGGATATTGAGCCATGCTCTTTGCTTCCATGTTATAAGTAATGCATTTTTAGTAGTTGTTTGTTGTACAGGGCCCCTCCAGAAAAGTCTTGGCTTCTTCTGGTGTCCCAAGCTAGTTATGACCCAGTAAAGAAGTTTAGCGCTTTCACTCAGTGCAGCCAGTCCAATGCACTCTAGAGGAACAATGCAAAAAATTCAAGTTAAGTCTTCAAAGGGAAGTGCTACTGACAAAGGCTACAGATTTGCCTAGCTTCATAGCCTACTTGCGTGAGAAAATGCACTAAGCTACCATAAACAAATCAGCTATATAGCAAGAACAACCAACGCACAGAAACCatgaaaacaacatttattttacttttctcAAACAggtacaaaaaatttaaaacacataAAAACTATTTGTTCCAGTGAGAGCAGTAATGATGATAATATGCCTAACACGAAATTGCGATACACGAGGTGAAAGATGATAATTATTACTATTGAGTGACTGCGACTCATGAAATTGAGCGCTTCGCCATAACAACACGACATATTATTTTAATGACAGGGTAAGCTAATATGCTGCAGCCATTTCATAAAGTCACTCTTAGGTGACCACAAAGTTTACACAATTAACACGTATGCAAAGAATTCCACTTGACGTTCCAGAAAGAAATTTGACACGTCAAGACGTTGAGAAATCAAAGCTAAATTTTTGATGGTTGTAAATTCTTAATTCTTTGCACTAACAAACGTTaagcaaaatttaagttaaaaagttaTCTACGGCAAAAATTAACGTATTGCCTCTGACCTAGAAACGATGGCAAGAGTTTgcaattgaaaattgattCAACACAAAGTCGGGGTATAAGCGTTAGATTAAACTATTAAAAATCTTTCACAGAGTTATTCTTGAGTAAATGGAATTCAAGACTACACGGATGGTAAAACGCATGAAATATAAGAACAGAATTATGCCAGAgctaaattttccaaaaaggAATTTAAAAACAACGGAAATAAACTTGTTCGAAATTTCCCAATTTTGCTAATTCTGTGCTGGCATTTTATGGCGCCCATCTGATAGTATCAAGTCTATTACACTCGTACGACAAGAAGTGATCGCTACACAGTTGACGAATTACAAAATGTCTAACATTGCATTCAAAATCGAAGCCTGTGGTGCAAATTGACGAACAAAAAAGAGCAGCAGGAGCAGCACAGCCTGCATTGACGCGATGAAAAAATGTTGACTACAcgttcaaaaaatcaaaaacaaagacgggggaaaaattttgaaggacactttttgacaaatgacGAACTGCAATGCGAACCAAACAAGTCTTAGCAAAAAGCAGTATTTGCAAAAAGCTCAAGTATCAAGCACACAATGAAAAACTTCCCGAACCGCAATTTCAAATACTGCTTAGTCATTGGACTTATGTAAGAGAGGGCAAAGTACACACGTGTTTGCTTTACGTAAGACGAAGTGTACCTTTGTTCGCTTCAAAGAACAGTCCTAAAATTTAAAGTAATCAATACCGCATTGTGCTCAACTTGTTTACAGTGGCTTAATGCTAGTACAGGCTAGCTAAAGCGTAAGCGACGAAAAATTCTTCTTTCAATGGTTCGCAAAACCTTATGCCTTGTACGAGTGTCGCCGCTAGATAGTAGACACCCTATTTAATCATCTGAAATAACAGCGACAGAATTTGAcatataaagaaaattaaacacTATCAGGATGCAAACACCTGACGAGCAATCAACGAAAAATCACTGCAGATTAGTTGGAGTTGGAACTAAACAATAATTACGACACCGAACTTTTCGCAAGATGTTGAACTATGGGCAGTTGGACACGAATGCATGAAAACTGAAGCAGTTGCACACGCAAGCACATCATGATTGTGCTAAAATCTCTAACTTCGATAGGAATAAGAATAATTGATTGAAACAAAATGAGCATATTTTGAGGTTGTAAAACATTATCAATTGACTGGACTAAATATAAAAGTGAGCATAAAAACTTGACTATTTGGCCCACAAAATTGGTGTGGCATTACGAACGTTTGGTTGCTTTGAAACACCTTCTTCGTTTGAagacaaatggttacttagCAATGCAATACAATGCACAAGTTAATCAAAACCACTGTTATTGGTCGTTGTCTAAATCATCCGGAAAAGGTGGGAAAGAATATTCAAAATTGacctgaaataaaattataattctCGTTATACTAACGACGCCAACAGCACCAAACGTTGCCTGAGGGAAGTAGGCTCAGCTTACACGCGGTAGCATAATATTTACGCAACATTACATCCATGTACACATTGTAGAAAAAGCGTTGATGCCGGAAGTAGAAATTTAATATCTAAACCGCAGGCAACCCAACCACAAAAGCATAGCCGTTGAAGTAATAATGGTTGGCCTTTGATAAACGCGCCTTGCTATACAACCCtgcttatttttattatgaaacTTGCACGAACTCAAAGGTCATTCGTATAAGAACTGCACAAAGCAAAAACAAGCTTTACCTTTCCACCCATGCTCTCTGGAAGATTTTCAACGTCGATGTACTGTTTGAGTCCTTCCTTTCCACACAACACAGTAGCTTCACGCTGTTCAGCGGAAAGCATTTTACTCACTAGCTTCCATATGGAGTTGAGCAACGTTGGCAGGTTGTATATGATGATACGTTCTGCAACATTCAATTACAATTTTACAGTAGTATGAGTTCATGCGGTTTCATAAATCTGCCGTCATAAAACGAAATAATTACCCAACATGCTTGGAAAGTATGTGGTAAAACACTCTATTATGAAAGTCGTGAAGGCCATGTCACTGTTTCTCATGCTGGTGCCAGTGGTGTCCATGATAAATGTTATCAACTCGCCCGGCTCTTTTCTTTGAATCCTTTCCAACCAAAAGATAAGCAAATTCATGGACCTTTCACGGTCCTTCTTGTCCAGCATTCCAGTACGAAAATGCACTTAAAAAGCTCCAAAATTAAcgatttgcatttttaataataataattagtcCAAGAAACAATAATTGcataaatcatttaaaaactcatgAAGATTTTTCTCACATATTCTAGATCCTTTTTTGCTTTGACCGAGAAGAAATAAATGACCAGCCTTAAAAGCTTCTTCTCCAATGTTTTCAATTGTGAGATCTGTGTTTCAGAAAAAGTGAAACGGAAATCATTTGTTATATACCTGAAAGACTATAGAAATTTTTTACTGCTTAAAGAGATGAGTTGCTTACCATTTACTTTCTTGGTCAGACGCCATTTGAGACATTTTACAGCAAGATTAACGGCATCCTCGTCTGATTTTGACCAATTTAGAAAAAGAGTAGCATACTCTGCATCATTCATCAGTCTTTCTACATCACGGGTATCGACGCTATCCTTACAGTCTAGAATGTACAAGCAGAAATTATTTCTACTTGAGGGCAGCTAATGCCAGCAAAATTCCTCTTACCAAAATTAGCTTACATAACAACGAAAATACAGCTACCTTTATTTCATTCAGGAAGAATCACCTTTTATCTCTTTATTGAAAGCATCACGAAAATAAGCAACATGTTCAGAACCAGACTTTGTGTCTTCGCTTGCCattgaaacacttcaaacaattgaaaacacaacaaaagcACGCAAACATGGACCTAACACCTAATCAATGCAAACATAATAAAGTGAATGCTACCTTGCAACAACAATCACAACTTACAACAGTTTTAATTGACAGTCTCAGCAGACCTACTCACTTATCTGCCAAAACCAGCAATAAAATTGATGCACTTCAAAGTTATTCCacttaaaa includes the following:
- the LOC143448294 gene encoding motile sperm domain-containing protein 2-like isoform X2, giving the protein MASEDTKSGSEHVAYFRDAFNKEIKDCKDSVDTRDVERLMNDAEYATLFLNWSKSDEDAVNLAVKCLKWRLTKKVNDLTIENIGEEAFKAGHLFLLGQSKKGSRILHFRTGMLDKKDRERSMNLLIFWLERIQRKEPGELITFIMDTTGTSMRNSDMAFTTFIIECFTTYFPSMLERIIIYNLPTLLNSIWKLVSKMLSAEQREATVLCGKEGLKQYIDVENLPESMGGKSALDWLH
- the LOC143448294 gene encoding motile sperm domain-containing protein 2-like isoform X1, giving the protein MASEDTKSGSEHVAYFRDAFNKEIKDCKDSVDTRDVERLMNDAEYATLFLNWSKSDEDAVNLAVKCLKWRLTKKVNDLTIENIGEEAFKAGHLFLLGQSKKGSRILHFRTGMLDKKDRERSMNLLIFWLERIQRKEPGELITFIMDTTGTSMRNSDMAFTTFIIECFTTYFPSMLERIIIYNLPTLLNSIWKLVSKMLSAEQREATVLCGKEGLKQYIDVENLPESMGGKVNFEYSFPPFPDDLDNDQ
- the LOC143448294 gene encoding motile sperm domain-containing protein 2-like isoform X3 produces the protein MNDAEYATLFLNWSKSDEDAVNLAVKCLKWRLTKKVNDLTIENIGEEAFKAGHLFLLGQSKKGSRILHFRTGMLDKKDRERSMNLLIFWLERIQRKEPGELITFIMDTTGTSMRNSDMAFTTFIIECFTTYFPSMLERIIIYNLPTLLNSIWKLVSKMLSAEQREATVLCGKEGLKQYIDVENLPESMGGKVNFEYSFPPFPDDLDNDQ
- the LOC143448323 gene encoding uncharacterized protein LOC143448323 codes for the protein MNARRIASNSLLAVVCLLLCQTHLGSSGPTRRLPQYVSSRGYVRKCGMNAKTFARSLCGDRFFDLPMEFNKYPLEAIIKARHPSPLTKPFLYQTYMCCTVGCEREAWTFMCNYHRVLRQCKSNNNETSCRNDMNADGAWMPPSYKDVLGL